The sequence CGGATGCCATACCCTGGCTGGCGCGGCTGCTTTCAGCCGCCATCTCGTATTGTGGCCAGCACACGTTGGGCATCCCCGCCGTCAAACAGCTCAAGACGCATTCCGGAACGGTGTTCGACCCGGCCGCGGTCCAGGCCGTGGCCGAGGCGGCGGCGATCGCGAAATTCTCCTGAACGAGATAAAGCCTGGCCAGATCGTCGCCAAGGAGATTTACAACTCCACCGGGATGGTGCTGATTCGAAGGGGACGCGAGCTGACCGATACGCTCGTCAACAAGGTCATGGCCATCAATCGCGTCACCCCTCTCGATCAAAACGTTCTGGTGTGCTGTTGACGTGATCGATCTGGCCTTGATCGCTTTGCGCCCCGCGACGCGCCTGGACCTGGACTTTCTGGACCCGCTTTACACCGCCGCGATGCAGCCGTACTTCGAGAGAACCGGCCAATGGAATCCGCTGCTGTTCCGCATCACGTTCGATGAAGGGATTTCCCGGGTGATCCAGTACGACGGCCAGGACATTGGCTTTCTGAAAGTCCGAAGAGACCCTCAGGAAATCTTCCTCGGAGACATTGTATTGCTCCCGGAGTTCAGGAATCAGGGCATAGGCACCCATTTGATTCGCGCATTGCTGAAGGAAGCGGCGGCTTCGGAGGCGATGGTTTGGCTCAAAGTGTTGAAAGGAAACCCCGCGCGCCGCCTTTACGAGCGGCTCGGATTCACCGTGGCCGAGGAAGCTGAAGGCCACTGCCGAATGGTCATTCCGTCGGCGATCCCTTCTTCCGAAAAACAATCACGTGCTGACGGGGCAGCGTCTTGATCGTCTCGATCCACTGCAACGGATGCAATTCAGCCTCCTTGCGCACCTGCGCTTCGGACATGCGGTGCAAGCGCTTGATTGGAACGGCGGGGTCTTCCAGGCGGTACTCCACGAAGACGACGCGCCCGCCCGGTTTGAGCGACCGGCAGATCGACTGCATCATTTCGTAGGGATGCGAGAACTCGTGATACACATCAACCATCAGCACCAGATCGACGGAGTTCGTGGGAAGCCGAACGTCCGTGATCGAGCCGAGGACGGCTTTGACGTTGGTGATTTTGCGCTCGGCCATCTTCTTGGTGAACAGATCGATCATTTCCTGCTGAATATCCACACCGTACACGAGACCCGATCCGTCCACAGCCTGGGCCATGCGCCAACTGAAATACCCGGTGCCGGCGCCAATGTCCGCGACCACGTCGCCCGGTTTGAGCTTCAATGACTGCACCAGCAAATCCGGTTTTTCTTCCTCCCCGCGTTCCGGCCTTTCGAGCCAACCGGCGCCCTGGCGCCCCATGACATGGGCGATTTCACGGCCCAGGAAAAACTTTCCGATCCCGTCAGGATCGTGATCACTCCGGAACTCATAACGTGCTGACGCGGCCGGCGTGTCACTAGCCCCCAGACCCTTTTCGTCGGCGCAGGGGCGAAGTGGACCAGCGGCCAGCGCCAGGATGAGCCAGTTCCTTGCTCCGCGTCCGCAGAACAATTGCGCGAGCGTCCTGGAAAACACCCGAGCCGACCC comes from Verrucomicrobiota bacterium and encodes:
- a CDS encoding GNAT family N-acetyltransferase, with protein sequence MQPYFERTGQWNPLLFRITFDEGISRVIQYDGQDIGFLKVRRDPQEIFLGDIVLLPEFRNQGIGTHLIRALLKEAAASEAMVWLKVLKGNPARRLYERLGFTVAEEAEGHCRMVIPSAIPSSEKQSRADGAAS
- a CDS encoding class I SAM-dependent methyltransferase is translated as MSQPRQKVVQRRLGSARVFSRTLAQLFCGRGARNWLILALAAGPLRPCADEKGLGASDTPAASARYEFRSDHDPDGIGKFFLGREIAHVMGRQGAGWLERPERGEEEKPDLLVQSLKLKPGDVVADIGAGTGYFSWRMAQAVDGSGLVYGVDIQQEMIDLFTKKMAERKITNVKAVLGSITDVRLPTNSVDLVLMVDVYHEFSHPYEMMQSICRSLKPGGRVVFVEYRLEDPAVPIKRLHRMSEAQVRKEAELHPLQWIETIKTLPRQHVIVFRKKGSPTE